One window from the genome of Andrena cerasifolii isolate SP2316 chromosome 3, iyAndCera1_principal, whole genome shotgun sequence encodes:
- the LOC143366626 gene encoding zinc finger protein 593 homolog, with amino-acid sequence MTYKRKKYHRGDTHLKKGWRTKRRTKDLDEINEDLKSENVKELLNQEVDFDKPGTGQYYCVHCARHFINDTALQDHFTTKVHKRRLKALELEPYTVEESERASGKGNYVVPQKRKIETLTRDDFKMNIEPEFASQAKVAKISA; translated from the exons ATGACGTACAAGCGTAAGAAGTATCACAGGGGCGATACTCACTTAAAAAAGGGCTGGCGCACGAAAAGAAGGACAAAAGATTTGGACGAG atcAACGAGGATTTGAAAAGTGAGAATGTGAAAGAATTGCTAAATCAAGAAGTGGATTTCGATAAACCTGGAACGGGCCAATATTACTGTGTACATTGCGC GAGGCATTTTATCAACGACACCGCTTTGCAGGATCATTTCACTACCAAAGTTCATAAGCGCAGACTAAAAGCTCTCGAGTTAGAACCCTATACCGTAGAGGAATCGGAGAGAGCTTCCGGAAAAGGGAATTACGTTGTCCCACAGAAGCGTAAAATTGAAACACTAACTCGGGACGATTTTAAAATGAACATAGAGCCTGAATTTGCGTCGCAAGCCAAAGTAGCAAAGATCAGTGCTTAG
- the LOC143366619 gene encoding serine--tRNA synthetase-like protein Slimp produces the protein MANYLRHFTRTCMVRKGLKHSIFKRNSGLLKCVRRHSSVLYISGKRGMEIFSYLSPYLDFDNKLQDIDKLQKQLVSRGLDMDAGELKRMWEFYKSVNADNDKLELRSTELTSEMRKFYQKETLTEKEEQQFAKLKLQSKVLKQDLKGVKNSLWDLSESVIEKLLKLPNEVDQKTPFQSPVVVKRSGGLKEFSGVRKNHIEIGKTLGLLEYKNPMQYYLCNDAALFELGALNYAGEVFSADDMIRVTGSDFSRSLVVEGSGLNHEDPTDAFIINNHCDVEDSSPNRMHLVGGASLISFLAMHAKQLINPKHFPVRYFSTGRQYTPFPVGSTQIGLFTVCQNSAAHAFVLVKDANSPEYRIQLEKLLNTVSELYDNLCDHYQIVLRPATELRPWETMRLSFELWSTFSKQYIEVGHISLCGDYFSKRLRIAYQTDNGRDFPSVISGTVLSVPRLLGCLLEQNPDKFIIPSKIAQHMPADYSVF, from the coding sequence ATGGCGAATTATTTACGACACTTTACGCGAACATGCATGGTTCGCAAGGGTTTAAAACATAGCATTTTCAAGCGTAACAGTGGGCTGTTGAAATGCGTTAGACGACACAGCTCTGTGTTATATATCTCGGGCAAAAGGGGCATGGAAATCTTCTCGTACCTATCTCCATATTTAGATTTCGACAATAAATTGCAAGACATTGACAAGTTACAGAAACAGTTGGTATCTCGTGGATTGGACATGGACGCCGGGGAACTTAAGAGGATGTGGGAGTTCTATAAGTCTGTAAATGCGGACAACGATAAGTTAGAACTGAGAAGCACAGAGTTGACGAGCgaaatgagaaaattttaccAGAAGGAGACTTTGACCGAAAAAGAGGAGCAGCAGTTCGCTAAATTGAAGCTTCAATCTAAAGTATTGAAGCAGGATTTGAAAGGTGTGAAAAATTCCCTGTGGGATTTAAGCGAATCTGTCATAGAGAAATTGTTGAAGCTGCCGAACGAAGTGGATCAAAAGACGCCGTTTCAGTCTCCCGTAGTGGTGAAACGATCTGGCGGGTTAAAAGAATTCTCCGGAGTAAGGAAGAATCACATCGAGATCGGGAAAACTCTTGGTTTGCTGGAATACAAAAACCCTATGCAATATTACCTGTGCAACGACGCAGCGCTGTTCGAACTTGGCGCATTGAACTACGCGGGGGAAGTATTCAGCGCAGACGACATGATCAGAGTAACAGGCTCTGATTTCAGCCGCAGCTTAGTGGTGGAAGGCTCTGGGTTGAATCACGAGGATCCAACGGATGCTTTTATAATCAACAATCACTGCGATGTGGAGGACAGTTCTCCGAATCGTATGCACCTTGTGGGAGGAGCGAGCTTAATATCATTCTTAGCTATGCACGCGAAGCAATTAATAAATCCGAAGCACTTTCCGGTGAGATACTTTTCTACTGGGAGGCAGTACACCCCCTTTCCAGTCGGCTCAACACAGATCGGCTTGTTCACTGTCTGCCAGAATTCAGCAGCACATGCTTTCGTACTGGTGAAAGATGCGAACAGCCCGGAGTATCGTATACAGTTGGAGAAGCTGTTGAACACTGTTTCTGAATTGTACGACAATTTATGCGACCATTACCAAATTGTGCTGAGACCAGCTACAGAGCTACGACCTTGGGAAACAATGCGCCTGTCCTTCGAACTGTGGTCCACCTTCTCGAAGCAGTACATAGAAGTTGGACATATTTCTCTGTGCGGAGACTATTTCAGCAAGAGATTGCGGATCGCTTATCAGACAGATAATGGCAGAGACTTCCCTTCCGTGATATCCGGCACTGTGCTCTCAGTCCCACGCCTCTTAGGATGCCTGCTCGAACAGAATCCGGATAAATTCATTATTCCATCGAAAATCGCGCAGCACATGCCTGCAGACTACTCTGTGTTTTGA
- the LOC143366628 gene encoding cytochrome b-c1 complex subunit 8 — MGLEFGELPVRIRRVVYYTLTAMEQKFWVKSVSHGIPNMFRRAVQALPTMAPGIIMTVGTMAWSTAANRKSKRKDPKLYENDT; from the exons ATGGGTTTAGAGTTCGGCGAGTTGCCAGTTCGAATACGAAGAGTCGTGTATTACACCTTGACTGCAATGGAACAGAAATTTTGGGTAAAATCGGTATCGCACGGTATACCGAATATGTTCCGACGAGCTGTGCAGGCTCTTCCAACCATGGCTCCag GTATAATAATGACGGTGGGTACCATGGCATGGAGCACAGCGGCGAATAGAAAATCAAAAAGGAAGGACCCGAAGTTATACGAGAACGACACCTAA